AGAGACGGAGAATGACAAGGATGATTATACTGAGGTGCCCTCAAACAGAGACCTGTCCGTCTATGTCACAAGCACTTTCCTTCTTTCAATACAATTTAATTTAGGGCTAACCTATTTGTATTACTTTCTAAAGATGAACAATAATTAAAGCCGTTTACAATACAGTGCAATTAAGTTACAGTAGTGCAGTCGTTTGACGCCTCGTTCACCACGTGTCGGAGACAAATTTCTGTAATACAGCCAAATGACTGGGAGGCTACTTATAGTTTCAAAGTGAATTGCTGAATACATAAACTAAGCACAGTTTTATTGCTGGTGTTATTACTCTCACTGAGGCGACTGCATGCTGACAGCACAGGCAGAAGTGTTCTCCTTCCAGGGAAGATTTGAATTTTCTCCTCGGTTAAATTAATCCCTTCAAATTAGTTGAACCAAGGTTTATCtatcatattattttttcagcacGTACAGTATGAGTGGTCGTacttcattttccaaaatgtaaacaattatAGTTTAGTGTAACTTACTGAATCCATTGCAACATTATACttcttgtttcttgtttacATCCGTTCACAAGAGCGAagacttttaacatttaatgtaacattatccgaaagtcaaaaaaaatcacttaattgTACGGACTTTTAAGCTCATATTCATTATAGAAATAGCTCCTGtcctaaatgaaaataaaaaatttagcTCCTTTCTGTCACTCAAAACTGCAGTTAGCAGCAGCTAACTAACAGCTAATCTGGCTCattcaaaagttcaaaaatagGAATGTCAGCttatcttctgtttttcttttttttgtccaataaagaagaaaaatacctgaaacattttaaaaaatagtaaaggaaaaataactgtttggctaacttttcatttgttgtgttacattagctaaaaaaaaagaaggttagctaaacaaaagaacattagctacacaaaagaaaacattagcaCGCAGCATTAAACGAGCTCCGATGACAATTAAAGTTGCTATAAAGAGTGCAGTTTGAAAAGTAAGCAGAAAAGGGAAAGCGTTTAACGTTTCTCACTTGTGTAATTAgcttaacaaaataataatagttaaaCCAAATAACATCagctaaacaaaagaaaacaacaaataaactacaaaacGTTagctaaacaacagaaaaaaataaataaacaaaagaacgTTCGCCAAACAAAATAACGttagacaaacaaaagaaaacaataactAAACAAAAGACCATTTTAGCATATAGCATAAAAAGAGCTTCTATGATAGTGGCACATGCATCCACAAACATACACTTTCGGGAGACATTCATTTTCGCTGAAACTCTCTCTGAAGATGGACAATAGGGTAAAGACAAATAGATGCATGATGACGCATGGAcgaagaaataacaaaatcctGCGATGAATACAAATTCCTGTTGTTAGGATACTCATGGAGCCCATACTGTTTCGTTGGGAccatctgtttttcaatgctGCACAATTAACACATGCTAATGAGACAGGCATCACATATCTTTTCCTGTATATCTTTCATATCTTTCCATTCAGGATGCAATCTCTGGgcacatttcagtgtttttattacgTGAGTAAGGCAGTTGAAGCAGGAAGAGGTTAAAAAAAGGAGACTCGAAAAAAGAAAACGTAGTCGCTACACACAAGTTGAGATTCCTGCCGAGGGGTCTTTCAATTAAGGATGCAGCGTTGAAGGAAGATGCAGTGCTTGAACAAGCTCAGAGAGGGCTGCTCGGTTCAGGATGAATTCTAGAAGATCTGAagcatttgaaatgtgtttttgtgtgtgtgcgagagagagagagatgaggcagagtcagatgaaaagaaaaaaaaatgaattaatgaattttgCACCCTGACAGCTTTTCGTGATGTAGGATGCATCTTACAAGACgtagtttttaaatttatgtgtgtgcatgacagGAGGAAGCGAGAGCTCACCATTGCCAAAATAACGTGGACACCCAAAGATGGCACCAGTATGTCTTACTGAGTATGAAGGTGTTGTTTCTTCTGGGCGTGCATGTATAGGGCAGCCCCACACGGCTTATTGGAAAAGGCACTGGCCTCCTAAGCCAGGCGTTGTCGATTCGAGTCCCATCTGGGGTGCTTTTACAGCAGAGTGGCGCAGCGgaagcgtgctgggcccataacccagaggtcgatggatcgaaaccatcctctgctagggaatttattttaattcttttcctctttgcttcaacagtgtaaaacattaaacaggATTTTGTGGAATCAACAAATCTTTTATCAGTAacttaatgtaaatacattttttttataatttctagATTTAATTGATTTGGGAAATCAAAagtgcactttttcttttttgctgtaatttgaAGTTTAAGAGAAGCTTGATTTACCTAAGAACTCCCTCTGTGATACCACTTATCTAATACTGTAacctgtatttttattgttgcagGCAGCTGGGGACAACATATTGAGGATATTCACCTAAACCGACTTGTATTCATGGTAGCcaagtactgtacatttatCCCAGCATGCATGGCATTTCAAATGGGCTCTTTTGGTTGACAAAACTtaagtggttcccaacctttttgggatgtgaccccttaaaatgaaacaatgggCTCCTCAAAACATGAATTCTGAGCAACCAAAGAATTATTTGTCCTCGGCAGGGTGATTTATTTAAGGTGAGGTGAAGGTATCcgttggatttatttttttcttccttatcCCTTTAAAAATCTTGTGACCCCTGAGATTTATTTAAGAACCCTACGTGGTGTCCCTACCCCTAGGTTGGATACCACTGACATATTCAATTAAAGATGttttgttggttgcagccctgtTCCATTAAGATTTTGCACATAGAAGATACAGCCGCAGAGGCAGACTCAGCAACCCATTATAAACGGAGGCTGGGGAGGTCATTTATTGGAAGCTGCCGCAGCCCATGAACTCCTGCCCACAGAACAAAGAGCTCGTTTGTATCTGTAAAGGAAAAGTTAAAACACAAAGTGTACCTCGCAGCTAATTGTACCGTTGCAAAGTGAAATGTTGTTTAATCCGTCTGGGCTGCTGTCAGTATACTTaatcttttcctcctctgctgctcttggGTCAGAGGATTGTCTTTGCAGAGAAGTGGAAAAATCTTCACTCGGGGGTTTCTAAGCTccaaactgtgtgaaaatgtttcgATAAAGCCGAAATTACTGCACAACTGGAGtgcttttatatcttttttcaCCCTTTACAAACGTATATGTCAGGAAAATATACTGCACTACATTGCCCTGGGTAGTACcattatgggtttttttttttatctttaggTCTAGTTTAGTTTTTAGCTTTTAGTTACGTTAgaagcaaaagcaaaacaagaagaAATCAGATAAAATTCAGGGAAAAAAGAGTTATTAAAGGCAAGTCTTACAAAGGTATTTGTGTATGAGTCCTAAGGAAATGTACCTTTACCTACAGAGCTGCAAGTGGACATCTAAATAGCTTAGATGGAAAATCGACTTGATCGTCTTTGTCTTGTCTGGTTGGCTTAGGATTTCAATGCTCATGGTGAAAAAGCCTTTTGGGGGTCTTCAAAGTCAAGGGCACAGACCAGAGACCTTtgacaaatgtgattttttcctcctctttgagATATTctcaaaactttaaataaataaatacaacttcCCATTGTCTGTCAGAGGGACGTCTTTGGGCCAGAGGTCTTTGCATCGTTCTGAGACCATTGGACTGTGTCTGTGGGGATTTCTGCCGGCCTTAAAATGCACTCAGCTGCAGGCTTGAGTGTATCAGCCTTAAACTTGGCACGATTACAGATGCATAGCTGAGCAAGCAAAAGGACTCCCCAGGGTGCTGTTCGCCCATATTACAAtgctgtaaaatacattttgacacCCTACAAAGcttgaatttaaatgtgtttgcacAGTGACAAATTACAGCAATAAAAGATTATAATACCAAATGAGGAGATGCAACTGATCATCTATGCAGATGATAATTAAATGTACAAGCATCTATGGGTGCATACGACGAATTATCCTTTCAGaataacactaaaaacaaacatttgtggGGCAAGTCGACAAGCTACAAAGCTAAAATATAGGCTTGTGAGTTATTAGAGAATGCGCCTACAAATAGTAACCTTACACTTGAGAAATCTCTCAAAACCTTTggcaaaacagcagaaagatcACCATCAAGTGATCATCAGGTGAAGAAAAGTCACAGTCTAATGCAGAGGGAATACACAGACCTATACAGCGGGGAGACAAAACAGCTGCATGGCTCAACACAGAAAGGCTAAAAGGTTCAGTGTGTTTCTAACAAAGTGCTCGACAGCTCGTCGAACAGCGTCGCAAATCCTCCGGGGACTCCTctaattcttctttttcttcgcTCAGCTTTCAAACAATTACCTCTGTCTATTTTCGCGTGTTCAAACGAGCGCACCAGCTTGAATACCTTTAAGCAAAGACTGTCCGAAAGTTTGCGTTGTTATCCGTATTTTAGTGATCATCACATCTCACTCCTTGCTTCTTACCACACCTTTAAGCGTGGCCGCTGTAAACGCTTTTGCCGTCGGGCAACACCTCGTACGAATGGGCCACTTACAGGGTTGTCCCGATGTCGCTTCACAGGCGGTTAAAGACCCATTCACACCTGGACTCGTGTGACACTCTGGACTCTCGCTTGACTGCCGGACGGCCTAACGACCCATGCGCGACCTTAACGACTCTCGAGGTGCGAACGACCCTACGGAGATCAAATGCCAGTGACTCCCCTCCTCCCTGAAGAAGCTTTTCGGGTGGGAGGCGAAAAAACATCTTCGCGAAGTCTAAGAAGTCCAGTTGCTTTCGGTTTCGCACTTCaagaattaagaaaaaacataataatattaaaggaaaataataaaaagcaagGTGATATAGAACAGGAGCAACATTTAGCTGAACATTAAGTGTGTGAATATGGGAGACTTATGCGGCAAAAACCATGTCCCTAATGTTTAAGTCAGTATTATGGCAAAATAATGAATGGCCTTTTTGGCATGCCTTATTGAttacacctttgcttttcctgccaTCACGTCACAGTCTGCTATGAAAAAGGTCTGTTAAGTGGGCTGAGTGGGAGACGAGAGTCATATTTATATCCCTAAAGCCTACACTGTATATCTATTCACCCGTGATTAAGCTCAACAAAAGGTGAAACTGGTTCGTTCTGGTGAACCGTAGAGCCCATTGAAGAGAGCACTTGATTAATGCACTCCATTAGTTATCCCTGGCACGGCTCGAAATACACGTGAAACAAAGTCCAGAAGGTCTgagctcctcttcttcttctttatcaCAAGAACTTTACAGGTGTGACGGTTTGTTTAAGAGTAAGAACCTGAAACacaataacaagaaaaaaatatttttttttaaatctcagatTTAAGTGACAGTTCTGCGCAAAATCAGAGCGGCTGGATGAAATAGAGGAAAAGGTggatacaaatacaaacacgtGTTCcagaaaatgctgatttttcGCCATAAACCAATGTCTTCTTTAGAACCTGAGACCAACACTCACACCAAGTCTAATTCGTGTAGCACCTGTCAGTACAGTCAAACTTAACTTTGTGAGTGTTAGCAGCTTGATTTTCAGACGTTTTACGAGAGAAAGCGAGGGATTAGTGTTGACTTGGGGTCCTCAGACCCACCAGTACTGGTGCTTTAGGATTCATGAGCTAAAGATGAATGGGTAGTGTCTCGGCAAAATAAAAGAGCACTTGTAAGTTTCTGTGCACAATTAGCCTTGTctatttacataaatacatagaAATATTACACAAAGAGCTTTACTGAATTCATAAAAAGGAGAACCAGGCAGAAACTGTCTCAGTCCTTCTTCCCTTTTCCCTTTACTACACATTAAGGTCCTCTGCAGTCTGGTGATCCAGGAGGGAGTAGCGGTCCTGCTGCTCCTGGACAGAGTTAATGGACGGTCCCTGGCCGGAGAGGGCGGGTGGCGCCGCGCTGCTTTGACCCAGCTGCTCCCGAGCTCTGGTGGGAGGAGTCGGGTTCCGCCGCCAGCCGTCCAGTCCCAGATGCGTGCTGATCTGAGACAACCGGAGGCTCTTCATTTGACCTCTTGAACGCACCTCATACAGCTCCACAGAGGTTTTCTTGTACCTGGAGGAAACAGATGGTTATCATTTTCGACTCTGAATTCAAGAAGACTGCACTGGCAAAAGCCATAGGATgcaccagggaagatacaatGTTGgataacaaacacatttagccaacttttaaaatgcactttttcaaTGGAAATTTATACTGACTCACATTCTTAGCAGTAAAGAAGACAGAACCACCGAGACGGACGAGGCAGCCATCGCAGCGGAGCCCATCCAGGGTTGAAGCACCAGGCCAACCGGCATGAACACACCTACGACCAACGGAGGAGAGGCATTCATCTGCAACAAGCGCTTCAATGTTCACTCACTATCTGGTTCTTGCAACTTGGACCTGTTGCAGTTTGGTTTTGGCTTTTTAGAAGTTTATGTAACAAAGTCTAGGTTTGCTCCTGGGTTTGCACTTTGCTCTCGTACTTCATGGGGGATGAGCGTGCAACTTTTGTGCAGATTAGAGGAAAGGCAAGGTTGCCGTCTCACTGTCGTCCACGCGGTGCCAGTGCAAACAAACGGCTGCCTTTCctccaaaaataatttaattctcAGTATCTCCTGTGGTTTAAAAGTTACTGGCTTCTTTTGCTGCTTCAGCAACCAGTTAGATTTGTGGAGCAGGTTATCAGGGCCATAGCTACCACTGAAAACACTTCTCTGGTATTGTGAGGTTTCTAAACACACACGTTTAGACACAGATCACATGTATTAAGGCTGATTCTGATGTTGCCTTGAACTAatgtgacttaaaaaaaaaaaagaaagaaaatgtattccTCAGCTAGAATTAAGTGTGGAAAAGACAAAATTGAAAGATAATATAACTGAATAATGAAAACGTGACAAAAGTATTAAattcaagacattttaaaaaacattttttgttgccCTGCTGAAGTTTTCTTGGGGTTGTGCTTGTGGAAGTTGGGTTCATGACCTCGGTATTTCTCGATTTCTGGCAAGAGCCTGTTTATGTTTCCTCCAACTGTTTCATATTTGGGAAAGCACAACTCAGTTTTACAAACTTCTGagttttatttcctcctttccttAATAAAAGAGGCATTCTGCTGTGTTGGTGATTCATTTTCAGGAGCTACTCAGTGTATGATCATTCCTTACCGGCGGCGATTGGTATTCCCAGAAGGTTGTAGATGAGAGCGAAGACAAAGTTGATCCTTATCCTCCGCACCGTCTTTTTCGACAGCTCGATACTTGCCACTACGTCCAGCAGATCATTCTAAACAGTGTAAAAACCTTCAGGTCGGACAGGTTCAAACACGTTACTGCATCTCTGCACAGACTGTCAGTCACAGCGCATCACCTACTCTGATCAGGACAATATCCGCCGCCTCGATAGCCACATCCGTCCCCGTGCCGATGGCGATGCCGACGTCGGCGCAGGCAAGGGCGGGCGAGTCATTCACGCCGTCTCCCACCATGGCAACTCGCAGGCCTTGTTCCTGCAGCTCTTGTACTTTAGCCACCTTATGTGACGGCAGCACCTCTGCAAACACCTTTCTGATCCCCACCTGTGGTTAACCAAGCATCCGggctttttatttcatttattcaggtgcTTTTCTTTCAGTATTTCTTAAATTCTTTGtaaatgcgtgtgtgttttacctgtgcAGCAATGGCTTTGGCCGTGCGTCTGTTGTCTCCTGTTATCATAACCACGTCGATGCCCATGCTGTTGAGTGTATGCACTGCTAACGCTGACTCTGCTTTCACTGTGTCTGCAATAGCCAACATGGCACACAGCACACCTGCAGAGAACGCACACTTATGAGGCACACCTGGGGCGCTGCAGCAGCAAAGTCTGTAGAGATTGGGGAGGGAGAGTATTGTttgtttgcaggtttttttctctcaccgTCGATGGCCACCAGGATGGCCGTCTGCCCTTTTGTCTCATGGCTGCTCATGGCGGCATCAACGTCCGCTCCAATGTGGTGACCGTTCCTCTTCATCCATTCTCTGTTTCCAATCAGGACTATGTACGACAATCCTTCACCtagaagcaaagaaaaaaaaaaaaaaaaaaaacagaacaacgGGGGCTCAGAGGTAAAGTATTTTTAATGGATTACCAGGATGGTAAATGGCAAGgaaatcattcatttatattcCTTAAACTGGGCCAGAACCACATTAGACTACGCACCAATGAAAACCCCTTAACCCCCTTTATAAATCAAGGTGtatctgtaatgtaattttgCACATTAATGGTTTTTACCCCTCTGgatcaatacaaaaaaaaatattacgATCATACAATTTAGCCCAGATTTAGGGTGAGcctattaattattaattatttaggGATTGTTGTCAGGGGTGATAGTGAAACCTGCTTGTAACAGGAAATCATCATATCATTTCTCCCCATAAGAACTTTGAAAGCCATGTGTTACAGATACATCCTGTAACAGGTGGTAGGGGAAGCAGCACAGACGTTTCCTGAGGAGGAGCCCCTCGCCGGTTAAGGGATTGAACCCGTGACCTTGGCGTGATCGGCACCACGCTCTAAACAACCGAGCTAACTGGCCTGGTTTACCTTGTGGTGGAggctgaagaagaagagggtgaTTTTGACAGCGCCCTAGAGCAGCTTTAATTGTCTAGCTAAGAGGCCTTACATAGACAGATATTCTCCACAGAAAAGATAAAGGCTTCTCATTGACTTGAGCCAGAAAGCTGTGAGTACATTGAAATAAACGGGGGATCAATTAAACGGACCTCCCAAACCTGAGCATGCACAAAAGGTGAAGTTCAGTCAGCAGGTAAATACATAATTCCGAGTGGAGCCCCGGAAAGTGAAAACCATCGGACCTGCAGACGGTGCCTCGGCAGCGAAGAGCAGGCTGCTTTCGTCCGTGGTGGCTCCCGGCAGCAGGAAGCGCTCTTCACTCTGCTGCTGAAGCAGATGCTCCACGTTGGACACCCGGCAGCTGATCCCGCAGCCGGGCACCGCCTGGAAGTCCTGACAGTAGCCCAGCACGTCGCAGCCCAGCTCCTGTTACGTGCACACGGACAAACTGTGGATACAAACTGCTCAACAAAGCACTCGATGAAGCTTTACAGAGCACAAAGAGACACTTGTGGTTGCTAAATACACTTTAAAGCACACAAACACGGGCATAATGTGTACTCTACATGCTGACGAGCAGGATCAGATTAAGATTCTGCTCTAACTGCCGtcctctctcacctctttgCAGTGCTTAGCGACCGCCGCGCCCAGCGGGTGCTCGCTGCTGGCCTCCGCTGTGCCCACCACCGCCAGGATCTTTCTCAGGGGCATGCGGGCCATTTCCCACAACACCAGCACGCGAGTCACCCGAGGCACGCCGTTTGTGATCGTACCGGTCTTGTCAAACATCACCACGGCGATCTGAGGGAGCGGTGAAACACGAAAACACAGCGGAAGTCATGGCTCTGccttctttttcatgttttggtttttaaaactACAAAGGCTGGTGCCAAAGAGAAAGGTCACTCTTCGTGACCTCAGCACTCTGTCCATTAGTCCTTAGGGtggaaaatcaaaattttatttatttacctatGATTATATATGAGTCTTCTGTCTGCCCAGaataataaagtatttttctgGGCTATAACTAACATTTTACATCCAGCATTTCCACAGACTGTGCTGCTCTAGCTGGAGCACATATGGTCCACTGCCCCACTGCCACAGCACAACCTGCAGAAATGTAGGACTTAAAACTTTGGTTTTGCCCCGGGCAAACATTTTATCGTCCTGGGCAGAATGTGGATTTAAACATCTCTGGGATCCTCCTGAAAACACTGGGAAGAcctgacctgctgctgctgaatgaatGTCCTGAAGGGCGCATGCAGCATCAGCGTGACACATCGAGCAACGCACGCCGAGGAGAGGCCAGGCCAAAGGCGAGGGCCACCAAGACTATTAGGTTTCCTCCTCTCTGGAGGGTAAAAGTGCCCAGGAAACGTCACGCCGAACAAGCCATAGGTGTGatattgttaaaataaacaaacgtGAATGGAAGCAGTCATACAGGAGTGTGTTTCAGGAATGAAGCAGTAACGTCGGACGCCACACGGTGTCACTAGATAATTAGAAAATAGAAATAGGTGATCTCTACTGCACATACCAGGACATACTGCAGGCACTTTTCTAACTGTATATTATTTGAGCCATGCGTCAAATCTTTGCTACGCCTCGTTCCTTTAGCTACAACGACACTGCTGCCACCACAGTATGCTTTTTTGTCTGGCTGAGTCACTTAAACCACATGTAATGGTTACAGTTTATGGTTTCGGTATCAGCTGAATCAAAGGTTGAAGACGGCAAAAGCTTGAACGTCCTGTGTACCTGTGTTGCAATACAGTATGAGCAGAAGCAAGCATGTTGCTTTGAATCTAATACTGTAGTCAAAGTGCTAATAACAACTTCATTACCtatgtttataaatgtaatcATCGACAAAATGAATCACCTCTGCACGGCTTGGATTATGCAAGTACTTATCGAGAAAGTGGTATGATTTTCTGTGTTgcatggcttgttttttttctgtctctatgtTGTcctcataaataaatatataaaaaggaaataattgttttgaaaaaaggaaacgGTGGCTGGTTCGCCTCCTTCccagaacttttttttacccGTTGTTGTTGTATGCTTTGCCATTCATGGATCcttattatatatttatcatGTAAAGCTACTAACATATTTGTTGTTCCCGATTTTCATCGATTATGATCTGGGTTTGATGGCGTCGCGTTCTCTTTGTTGTTCTGTCTTCAATAataaaatcaagtaaaatataAGGGTTAAATTCCCAACAACTATAGTTATCAGAAGTCGGAAGCAGGATGTAAAGTGCGTTGCCTTATGCGCCATCTCCAGCGGCTCCCCTCCTTTAATGAGGATCCCGTTCTGAGCTCCGACACCTGTGCCCACCATGACGGCGGTCGGGGTCGCCAGCCCCAGAGAGCAGGGGCAGGCGATGGACAGAACGGTGATGGACGCCTGGAAAGCAAAGCGGATGATAACCTCTGCCCTGGAGATGGTCTGGTTATAGCCCTGTGAGGAGGAGATACGAAAGTGATATGAAAATGCTCACACAGCTGTCTCTGCCTGTCAAATCTCCGTGACAGCTGCTCATGTTCGCATTTGTGAAAACATTTGTCTGCGCACCTACCGGGAAGTTTTCCCTCACAATGTCAAAGTTGACAAACCCGATTGCCACCCAGGCCAGCAGTGTTAGCAGGGAAACGGTAACTATGAAGGGCACAAAGTACCCGCTGAGCCTGTCGGCAAACTGCTGGATCGGGGCCTGAGCAAACACAAGTTGCAGAGGAGTTAACAGTCAATGCGCTGCGAGAAAACAGGGTCAGATTTTATGGAAACTAATTCTTCCACTCTATGCACATTAAAATAGGAATATATGTTGTGTCATAACTCTTGTTTGCATCTTTGCTCTTTATGCCCCTGAGTTTCTGTTTGCATTTCTAGTGTTGCtgttaataatgaaaatgtttaaaattgagCATATGCgtacatatattttcttttgttgtagaaaaaagtaaaaaatccTCAGTTGGGATGagatcatttcaaaacaaattttctcaaagattttttattgtcaaatgtcattttcttacTGTAGGAGCATGGATTTTCCCTATTTCTTCTTGTTTCAAGACACTGAACTCtagaaaatgtctaaaacatTTAGTTAGTAAAATGgtaattgttttgttgttttgtggaaaaacatgtttgaatgtCGAATACATTAGATATTAAAGGTctgatgtgaatgttttttgcaGCAAgtactgtgttttcatttgtgaaaacatTGACTTGCTAAGAAAAACACGGAATcccgaaacaaaacaaaaaaaagaaactgaagttCAACCTGCCTCTTACCTTGGAGGTTTGGGCCTCCTCCACCAGTTTGACTATCTGAGACAGAGTTGTGTCGGCACCGACGTGAGTAGCCTCCACCAGAAGAGCACCATGAGCGTTGATGGAGCCGGCGATCACCAAACTGCCCACCTTCTTACTGACAGGCATCGGCTCACCTGACAGAGATACGGGGAGAAAGACGGGTTAACGAAAAAAGGTTCACAGAAAGTACACgcctttgtgtgtttaattCAAAAAGAAGGATTCGATTGTTTTATTATGACTTAATTTTAAGGCTGCAAAATCAGATCAGGAGTTTGATATCAACACTTTTTCAAAGTTGAAAGATTAATTGTGATAAACCCGTCAACTGCTCTCCAATGGACACTCCTAAAAATCAAAAGCCAGTAATCCAGAAACATGAATCTGCCACTTGACACAAATCATTAGTAATTTTAGTCagcaaattaagaaaatggCGGTTTTTAATGCTCTACAACCGTCACACCCTCCTACCCGTGATCAAGGACTCATCTGCCATGGAACTTCCCTCGATCACTTTCCCATCAACGGGGAACTTTCCTCCTGGGACGACCTTCACGATGTCGCCCCGCTGGAccagctccaccaccacctgctcctcACTGAAGTGCACGAACACATTTACAGTTACACGTTACGTGGAAATAGTGACACACTTTCAGGTGGACCGTCGTATTTATATCCACTTATATCTTGTGTCTCACCAGATGATGGAGTGGTCAGGTCCCAAAGTGACCACAGTGGCATCAGTAGCTTGAAGTGACATTAGCTTGGCCAAAGCCTCTGAAGTTTTACTCTGCAGGAATGGccataaaaacaaagtatttaaaACCACGTCCTCGGGCTCGGTGAGGAGAGCAATTTGATTGATTTGACTTTGCTATTGAGTATTATAAAGGTGCTGTACTGTCGGAAACGAATGAGACCATCACGAAGAGGAGAAGTAGCCCTTTGCGTTTCCAGTGTTCATCATCTGCCAACTTGCTTCACGGCATGAAACAGAAATTCCCGTGCAAATAAAGGGACATTTTTTTCAGGGGTTACATTGATGTCACAAAGCAGAACAAATAAAAGGCCGTCGTAAAAATCACTTTTCAAGTAGAGGTGGGGAAGGACAAGGGGACCAAACACCCTTTTGGCTTCAAAAGGcagcagttttcatttatcaCTTTCACAGACGTTAGctcaaataaaaccactgatGAGAGACAAAGGGTCCACAGCCATCTCAACCATGATCTCATTTTTTAATGGTAATTATTCCAAAGTTTGGAAGAAGGGATACTACTACACTCTAAGCTCCAATTAACTGTATCCACAACATTGCAGCCAAACTTGGTCTATTTAAAAGGAAGTCTGCAACTcactttgctgttttctgtttcttgttgATAATTATCATCCTTTAAATGTCCTGGTGTCGCAGTATTTACACTGAATTCAGACTTGCCTGCAGCTGTGAATGGCAGCTCCTAATTAAGGGTGATTCGTGATGTGTAAAACCAACCAGACACGACCATcgtttctgctgtttctgtagCTTTTGGTACAACAGCGTCA
This genomic interval from Xiphias gladius isolate SHS-SW01 ecotype Sanya breed wild chromosome 13, ASM1685928v1, whole genome shotgun sequence contains the following:
- the atp7b gene encoding copper-transporting ATPase 2 isoform X1, producing MFSPKSPKSLSKYVPKSAHGAGEQIRMVDCGCKPGCTCGVHPAGGCGCGSRCAPELKENCTDAEKRGLDNLAYECGSQSELYPPPKTASRVSFKLLGLTTERQAQAIETGISILRGVLGISLSLPRKLAKVDYDTSVITTKEIALELQSLGYSLESAVQIGVDGMHCQSCVQSIEGQLDGLPGVSFIHVSLQDRLALIVFQPVLVTPQELRDKIEDMGFDATLLSEDPSAEDISYWQMDILTSSNQTVTIWIVGMTCNSCVQSIEGRISQMTGVQSIAVSLKDEKGTITFDPHLTEPEQLRAAIEDMGFDASLQEHAKSTQSCEKSRPVSSAPSHLPELRSPNKAGVSNGTGSQTNDASYHAHSPDVKVQKCFICVIGMTCASCVANIERNLLKHKGIISVLVSLMAGKAEVKYDSELIDAVAVTQLIEDLGFGAKLIEDNAVTPGKLDLSITGMTCSSCVHNIESKLTTTKGIVGVSVALATKKAQIQFDPEVLGARDIVKIIQSLGFEASLVTAAFKNNLDHSEEIRQWKNSFLFSLVFGLPVMGLMIYMMVMDSQHQEHGGSMPEEQNLLPGLSLLNLAFFLLCTPVQIFGGRYFYIQAYRSLKHRTANMDVLIVLATSIAYIYSCVVLMVAMAERASQSPVTFFDTPPMLFVFIALGRWLEHVAKSKTSEALAKLMSLQATDATVVTLGPDHSIICEEQVVVELVQRGDIVKVVPGGKFPVDGKVIEGSSMADESLITGEPMPVSKKVGSLVIAGSINAHGALLVEATHVGADTTLSQIVKLVEEAQTSKAPIQQFADRLSGYFVPFIVTVSLLTLLAWVAIGFVNFDIVRENFPGYNQTISRAEVIIRFAFQASITVLSIACPCSLGLATPTAVMVGTGVGAQNGILIKGGEPLEMAHKIAVVMFDKTGTITNGVPRVTRVLVLWEMARMPLRKILAVVGTAEASSEHPLGAAVAKHCKEELGCDVLGYCQDFQAVPGCGISCRVSNVEHLLQQQSEERFLLPGATTDESSLLFAAEAPSAGEGLSYIVLIGNREWMKRNGHHIGADVDAAMSSHETKGQTAILVAIDGVLCAMLAIADTVKAESALAVHTLNSMGIDVVMITGDNRRTAKAIAAQVGIRKVFAEVLPSHKVAKVQELQEQGLRVAMVGDGVNDSPALACADVGIAIGTGTDVAIEAADIVLIRNDLLDVVASIELSKKTVRRIRINFVFALIYNLLGIPIAAGVFMPVGLVLQPWMGSAAMAASSVSVVLSSLLLRMYKKTSVELYEVRSRGQMKSLRLSQISTHLGLDGWRRNPTPPTRAREQLGQSSAAPPALSGQGPSINSVQEQQDRYSLLDHQTAEDLNV